From Primulina tabacum isolate GXHZ01 chromosome 2, ASM2559414v2, whole genome shotgun sequence, one genomic window encodes:
- the LOC142523066 gene encoding putative transmembrane GTPase FZO-like, chloroplastic produces the protein MVISSVSPFVFPMHLAPHLFFPHPKLLICHRPTVASTSAYFYAHCVVSCGRRPAISNSAEQNPPRTLFPGGYKRPEIKVPNLVLRLSSDEVFRDNKLVLDVIDDAVADRVGIVVLTGGRGSGKMLYEAACLLKSVIRERAYLLIDERVDIAAAVNASGVLLSDQGLPTIVARNTMMDAKNESVVMPLVGRNVQTHDAASDASNFEGADFLILTVDSGRSPEQLVSSVYGRVKIPIFVTVDSFGYGTSFTKASDLLRSGASGVVVSVDELSLFKVDDLNKHFFREYASRKNVKLETSSQSLDELKTLDVENGLPGRKTVTGFKVSEEREQQLIEKERSFLLEAIDAIQRAAPLMGEISLLRDAVSQLDEPFLLVIVGEFNSGKSSVINAFLGQRYLKDGVVPTTNELTFLRYSESDSGEERCERHPDGQLLCYLPAPILKDMIIVDTPGTNVILQRQQRLTEEFVPRSDLILFVMSSDRPLTESEVTFLRYIQQWKKKVVFVLNKSDLYQNADELEEAVAFIKENTKKMLNSEHISLFPVSARSALEAKLAVSSGGLDQQEKSVMTTFQGACNFSELEKYLNQLLDSSTGAGIERMKLKLETPVQIAEQLLTACQKLVREECQQAKLDLVSVNDLLKSVKEHASKLESESLTWKRQILSMIDTTQARAIKLAESTLRLSNLDVAISYVFKGDKSSQMPATSRLINDIIDPAVSEVQKLLEEYVTWLQSSKAGKGKLYKESFEKRWPSLNVPSIQSQLEASELLSTKHELGRRVMEDFSGAAASKLLEQEMREVFVGTVGGLGVAGLSASLLTSVLSTTLEDLLALGLCSAGGLLAISNFPASRQRVIDKVKRTANALARQIDEAMQNDLLETTNSLNNFVTLIGKPYQEVAEDRVSKLSDTLDELTAIEEKLKTLQIEIQNLHISR, from the exons ATGGTAATTTCCTCAGTTTCCCCGTTTGTATTTCCCATGCACCTCGCACCGCACCTTTTCTTTCCCCATCCTAAGCTACTAATCTGCCACCGTCCAACTGTTGCGAGTACCTCTGCGTACTTCTACGCGCATTGCGTCGTTTCATGTGGCAGGAGGCCTGCCATTTCAAACTCCGCGGAGCAGAATCCTCCCAGAACACTTTTCCCTGGCGGCTACAAGCGTCCGGAGATCAAAGTGCCGAATCTCGTACTCCGGTTGAGTTCTGATGAGGTGTTTCGGGACAATAAGCTGGTGCTTGATGTTATCGACGATGCTGTTGCGGATAGAGTGGGTATTGTGGTGCTTACTGGTGGCAGAGGGAGTGGGAAGATGCTGTATGAAGCTGCGTGCTTGTTGAAATCGGTTATTAGGGAGCGCGCCTATCTGTTGATTGATGAGCGCGTGGATATTGCTGCTGCTGTGAATGCTAGTGGCGTTTTACTTTCTGATCAAG GTCTTCCTACGATAGTGGCAAGGAATACAATGATGGATGCAAAAAATGAGTCAGTAGTAATGCCTTTGGTTGGGAGAAACGTCCAGACGCATGATGCTGCATCGGATGCTTCTAATTTCGAGGGTGCTGACTTTCTGATCTTAACTGTTGATTCTGGCCGAAGTCCAGAGCAGCTAGTGAGCTCTGTGTATGGGCGCGTGAAAATTCCAATCTTTGTCACGGTTGATTCCTTTGGATATGGAACATCGTTTACGAAAGCCTCAGATTTACTAAGATCAGGAGCTAGTGGTGTAGTTGTTTCGGTGGATGAGTTGAGCTTGTTCAAAGTAGATGACCTGAACAAACACTTTTTCCGTGAATATGcatcaagaaagaatgtcaAGTTGGAGACTAGCAGTCAAAGCTTGGATGAGCTCAAAACTTTGGATGTGGAGAATGGCTTGCCTGGGAGGAAGACGGTTACTGGCTTTAAAGTATCGGAAGAGAGAGAGCAACAGTTAATAGAGAAGGAGAGATCATTTTTGCTTGAAGCTATAGATGCCATCCAAAGAGCCGCACCGCTG ATGGGGGAAATCTCACTTCTCAGGGATGCTGTTTCTCAACTAGATGAGCCATTTTTACTGGTTATAGTG GGTGAGTTCAACTCTGGAAAGTCGAGTGTCATAAATGCTTTTCTTGGGCAACGGTACTTAAAGGATGGGGTTGTTCCTACAACTAATGAACTCACCTTTCTTCGTTATTCTGAGTCGGATTCCGGAGAGGAACGTTGTGAAAGGCATCCCGACGGTCAATTATTGTGTTATTTACCGGCTCCAATTCTTAAAGAC ATGATAATTGTTGACACTCCTGGAACTAATGTGATTTTGCAAAGACAACAACGGCTCACAGAAGAATTTGTGCCACGTTCAGATTTGATTCTATTTGTTATGTCTTCTGATCGCCCGCTGACTGAAAGTGAG GTTACATTTCTTCGTTACATTCAACAGTGGAAGAAAAAAGTTGTTTTCGTGCTGAATAAATCTGACTTGTATCAAAATGCGGATGAG CTTGAAGAAGCTGTTGCATTCATCAAGGAAAATACTAAAAAGATGTTGAATTCTGAACACATATCCTTATTCCCTGTATCTGCACGGAGCGCGCTTGAAGCAAAACTTGCTGTTTCTTCTGGTGGTCTAGATCAGCAAGAAAAATCTGTGATGACTACATTTCAGGGAGCCTGTAATTTCTCTGAACTTGAAAAGTACTTGAATCAACTTTTGGATTCCTCAACGGGGGCAGGAATTGAAAGGATGAAACTTAAGCTAGAAACCCCCGTTCAGATTGCTGAACAGTTGCTCACTGCTTGTCAGAAGCTGGTCAGGGAGGAGTGCCAGCAAGCTAAACTGGACTTGGTGTCAGTGAATGATCTTCTAAAAAGTGTAAAAGAGCATGCATCAAAATTGGAAAGCGAGAGCTTAACTTGGAAGAGACAAATTTTGTCTATG ATTGATACAACACAGGCACGTGCCATTAAACTTGCAGAATCAACTTTGCGATTATCAAATCTCGATGTTGCCATTTCATATGTTTTCAAAGGAGATAAATCTTCTCAGATGCCGGCTACCTCAAGGCTTATAAATGACATAATTGACCCGGCTGTTTCAGAAGTGCAA AAATTACTCGAGGAGTATGTGACATGGTTGCAATCTAGCAAAGCTGGTAAAGGAAAATTGTATAAAGAATCTTTTGAGAAAAGATGGCCTTCGCTTAATGTTCCATCAATCCAGTCCCAACTCGAGGCCAGTGAATTGCTAAGCACAAAGCATGAATTGGGCAGGCGTGTGATGGAGGATTTTAGTGGTGCTGCTGCTTCTAAACTGTTGGAGCAAGAAATGCGTGAAGTG TTTGTGGGTACTGTTGGTGGTCTTGGGGTAGCTGGTCTATCCGCATCACTTCTGACATCTGTCTTGAGTACCACTTTGGAAGATCTCCTTGCTTTGGGCCTGTGCTCTGCGGGAGG TCTGTTAGCGATTTCAAATTTTCCAGCCAGTAGGCAACGGGTTATAGACAAGGTGAAAAGAACTGCGAATGCCTTGGCACGTCAAATTGACGAAGCAATGCAAAATGATCTCTTAGAGACTACAAACAGTTTAAACAACTTTGTCACACTTATTGGAAAACCATATCAAGAGGTGGCTGAAGATCGAGTAAGCAAGCTTTCGGACACTCTAGATGAGCTAACGGCTATTGAGGAAAAACTCAAAACACTACAAATCGAAATCCAAAACCTTCACATATCTAGGTAG